accgaagttagtttgcagtatgctagtgtctgtagcggattaacacggtgtgtgttcaatctggactaggtcccggagtttttctgcatttgtggtttcctcgttaacaaaacttctggttcttgagctatttcttttccacattatattttgttatataattgaaatatcacaggttgtgggttgaatagatcaattggtaaatccaacctttgttgttgattgaaattgattgatccttgaacattggtctttggtaccattcaagttaatttctcttgtattcaattagactcgaaaatttctatttgattgagtaagaattgaatcgagaaattgagatataactatttgatatactttttattaagattgagtttgactgtctagttgattctcttaaaagtatgttggacttagcccatacagattgctaagcgaaatattggctgAGGTTGCTAGACCCCACTTTTTCATCTTTCACTTTTTCTTGAAATCTAAAAGAACCAAACTGTAAACCATTAAATTTATTTAAACTCTGAATAACATATGATGGTCCAATACTCACATATGTTTCAACTGCACTTGGATGTATAACTCAAATTTTCCCTACATGAGCTAGCATCCATCTCTCACCACGGCACACAATAACCCTACCTTATTTTTTGGCCTGTACAATCAATATGGCCAGTAAGGGTTGTAAAAATAAAATAGTTTCAGAATTTCATGTTAAGACCACCAGGTTAGAAAGTACTTACAACTCTATAGGATTTGTTGGCATGGGAGAGTCTACCTAAACAATGTCGAATCCTTCTCTTCCGCTGGTTCTCATCCTATCTATCATACTTTGCATGCATTCCAGGCTGGTATTCATTACACACAAATCGTTTTCATTCTTCATCATTAACACCATAATGGCATGCTGTATCCATCTCTTTCCAGGTCGCAAGCTTTTTCAGAATGTTAAGGCGTAACTCCCATTTGAAAGAACGAAACTTCtggggaattttttttttggacaaatgtCCTGACAAGAGACTCATCATATGCAAAACAAAATTTGTCCTGAAAAGATGAAGTATTTTTGTCAGCCATAAACAATAACTAGGTATAGTTGGTCTATAAACACTGATATGTATAATTGGATTAAACCATAGAAGAAAATGCGTAGGAGATAACAAGTTACCATGAGCAGGTTCCAGACTTGGTCCTTGAAGGCTGCAGAATGAGCCTCCAGTCTTTGTAGTCAATTGGACAGTGAACTCGAATGAGTTCCCATGCACGAGTTTCAAACTTTGATGCATGATCACAAAATGGTCTTCCATATTCATATATTTTCACCAAGAGTCTGAGTGGAAGTTTTTTCTCCTCCAAGTCAGAATCAGATTGAGTTTCATCATGAGATAGAGAAGCTTCATGAGATAGAGAACTATTTTCATAACCACCATTAGATTCAGTACTACGAACATCAGATGCAGAACCAGTTTCATTGGTACAAGGAGACACAATATGAGATGAAAAGTCAGAATCCTGACTTGACAACATCTGCATACCAAGCAAACCAAACAACAAACAACATATTAGGCATTTGAACTAAAATGAGAGCAAACCTAGCAGTGAACTAAAATACAAAACCCCAACTTCTGGTTCAAATCTATCGAAGGAGATTACAACCAACAAAGGTATAACTTTAAAGTAATAAGAACAACCTATGAAGAAAAACTTCATAACCATGTAGAAACCCTGAGTTTGGTTGTAATCTATGGAAAGAGATAACAACCAAATACCAAGAATTGCAAAGCAGTAAATAACAACATACAAGTAAATCTATGAAGGAGATACCAGCcaacaaaaaaaaaccctaatttgaaataaATATTCGAAAGTAAAAGCTACATAGATTACCTCTGGAGAATGAATGAGACACAGAGATATATGCGAGGTGAGAGGTATGAAATAAGAAAGTGAGAATCGCAAAGGGGGATGGTGAGAATGAAGGGAAAGAAATTAAGATCTTCATCTCTCTTTGTTTATAGAGAAATATTAGATTTGAAATCATTCTGAAATTTGAGAAGGGGGGAAATGAAATTTGATAGGAAATAAGAAAAGGTTTCTCAAATTTGTGAGGCAATAAGAAAAGGTTTCtcaaatttgagagggaattgaAATCTAAAAGATGTATCAGAGTAGGTATTTGAGAGGGAACGAAATTTAAGACCAAAATTGAAGCCTTACTTTTTCGGACAAGAAAGAAGAGTACAATAGTAGAGGAGAGATATGTTTTGTCTCTCAAATATCTAAGTCAAAGGCGTCCGGATCGAGGTAAAGTTGGTCAAAATTGTGGACAAGTTGGTCAAATTTGTGATCAAGTTGGTCAAATTTATGGTCAAAcacataatcggaaacaaaacaaGGCATactaagtttgcaagattaccatatacagacccaatgttctcgtccaggcgaggtttgagaattcaaatatcataatggatgattctgcaacctatATTATGgaagtcaggttgcaagattaccatatacagaccaaggtagttaatatcgtgtatcggtatcgtatcgaTCGGGTCCTATACACATATACAAATGATAATATCTGTTTTTATAGGCGATACATCATTaggatttttttaatatttattatttatcaaacagaaaaatatatttatataaccataatagaaaataatagttgtagtaaacatacttcaacctTACAAAATAAGAGGTGGTTGATTAGAGCCTTATACCATCAACAACGAAACCAAGCATTGAATGTCTGTTAGCCCATCAACATCACATTTACAGAAATTACATCCACCATAGTCATATATGAAGTTAGCAAAATTAGTGGAATTACTTTCTTGAACTAAAAGTTCAAGAAATCATAATTAAAAGACAAAATACATTAGTGATATATCAGTGTACAACTGAAACCCATATATCGGTCCGTACAGGACGATACACGCGTTTTTATCGTTTCTCCTTCGTATCGCTGATATTTTCAGTATCGTAAAGGTTTTATCCGATATCCTATAAAAACCTTTAAtatcggcctgtacaaccgatattgactaccttgataCAGACccaaggtgaggtttgagatgtcaaatatcagaatggataaTTCTGCAACCTATATTATGGAAGTCAGGTTACAAGATTCCATGTACAGacctaatgttctcgtccaggtgacgtttgaaatgtcaaatatcagaatgaatGATTCTACAACCTATATTAtggaattcaggttgcaagattaccatgtacagacccaaggtgaggtttgagatgtcaaatatcagaatggatgattctgcaacctatATTATGGAagtcagattgcaagattaccatatacaaacccacgTTCTCCTTGATTTCAAAAAATACGAAAATACCCCTGCCGGTACAGGTGCATCAAATGCTCCTTGATTTCAAAAATCACGAAAATACCTCTCCCGGTACAGGTACATCAAATTCTCCTTGATTTTAAAAATTACGAAAATACCTATGCCggtacatgtgcatcaaattcTCCTTGATTTCAAAATTACGAAAACACCCCTGCCAGTACAGGTGCATCAAATTCTCCTTGATTTCAAAAATTACGAAAATACCCCTGCCGGTACAGGTGCATCAaatttttcttaatttcaaaATTACGAAAATACTCTTGCCGGTACAGGTGGATCAAATTCTCCGtgatttcaaaaattacaaaacTACCGCTTCCAATACATGTGCATCAAATTCTCCTTGATTTCACAAATTACGAAAATACCCCTGCTAGTACAGGTGCATCAAATTTTCCTTGGTTTAACAAATTACGAAAATAACCATGTCGGTACAGGTGCATCAAATTCTCCTTGATTTCAAAAATTACGAAAATACCCCTGCTGGTACAGGTGCATCAAATTCTCCTTGATTTCAAAAATTACGAAAATACCCCTGCTGGTACAAATGCATCAAATTCTCCTTGATTTCAAATATTACGAAAATACCCTGCCGGCACAGGTGCATCAAATTCTCCTTGatttcaaaaattatgaaaataccCCTGCCGGTACAGGTGCATCAAATTCTCCTTGATTTTATAAATTACAAAAATGCCCCTGCTggtacatgtgcatcaaattcTCCTTGATTTCATAAATTACGAAAATATCCCTGCCGGTACAGCTGCATCAAATTCTCCTTGATATCACGATTACGAAAATATCCTTGCCGGTACAGGTGCATCTAATTCTACTTGatttcaaaaattatgaaaataccCTTGCCGGTACAGGTGCATCTTATTCTCCTTGATTTCGAAAATTATGAAAATACCCCTACCGGTACAGGTGCATCAAATTCTCATTGatttcaaaaattatgaaaataccCATGCCTGTACAGGTGCATCGAATTCTCCTTATAATATTATCTGTAGAATCTTCCTCATAGAAGTCATATCCATTACTttcctcatcttcttcaccttcatcttcctcttcctcctcatcttCATCCTTTTCGTATTCGTCGACGACTTCACTTGTCTCATCTTCCTCatagtcttcatcatcatcggcATTATCTTCAGCATCCAATAGTGCTTGAGCATACTCCTCCTCTTCTGGATCAACAGTCCCCATGAGGAAGTCATACCACATGTCTCATTCTATTTCTTCCTCCAAATCAGCATGCGCGAGCGGCTCTACCTCCTCATCTGGTGAGTATGGCTCAGGCGCATGCTGAAAAGGTTCCCAATCTGGTTCAGTATCAGAGGCTAGAAAATCTACTCGTGGAGGTTGCATCATACTAGATGCAAGTAATGCATGTGCACGACGAAACTGTCCGTCTCTGAACTTGTCATACTCCTCTTGAAAAGCAACTTTTTCACCAGCCTTCCTCCGGCGTGACGCTTCTTCCTCTTTAATTTTGAGCCCTATATCATGACATGTGATGAAGTCGTTCACACGCTTCTGGAGTTGTTTCAACTGTTCATGGGTCATGAGCTCAATCAGTTTATAAGTCACAGTAAGAGGATCCTTGGAGCTCCCTCTCTCTGGTTCATCACCGGAACAATAGACCTTAAGCTACTTTCCTTTCCTGTCTCTCCCTCTCATGTGACGAATCAGGACTGTGGATCCTCCTTGACGCCATACAACAATGTGTAAAAAGTATTGCTgcaaaacaattactttggtgttAAATATAACCAAATACATTGCAAGAGAGACAACAATTTGCATTTTCATTCAAAAACAGATCGTAtcctaaaaacaacaataaaaacaATCTGCATCAAACCCTATAAATAAGAAAAAGTTAACAATAACCacaaaacttaaatcaaacacatcTTTGTGGTAGAATAtgaaattcaaacaaaacccatatCATGATTACACTTAATTCTTTAATCAACCACACACCACCAACACAAACAAAGTCTTCACACTAGATAGTGTACCACAAAACagagtaaaaaaatattaaaataatacatTAAGTGTTATTGTACTTCTCTGCATTCTCTTTGAAACAAAGAAAAGGGGATCATTAGAAAAACAACCCATTTTTATATAATCAtgcagaggaagatgaagaaaaacggCACTTAAAAGAATACAAACCCATACCTGTGTAGATGAAGATTGGAGAGTATGGTTTATTCAAAGATTCATAAGCAACTAAATTAaagatgattttgttgttgttttccaGCTTCTGAACTATTGAAGAGCAACTAATAACTGTTGGTTTTCTGTCTTTGAGTAGAAAACATAAACTACTTTCCCAAAGAATATGATCTTGTTGGGAAAGGGATTGTTTTTTTGGTAGTGATAAAAGGAGATGTTGGGTGGAAACTACGTCTTCTAATTTATGGGAGGCTAAAAAGTGGGGAGGAAACAATAAAGTAACTTACACAGGAATCTGTAAGCAAATATGTGTTAAAAATGGGggtaaaacaaaaaacaaaaaattcttATTGCACAATCTAGAGTCAAACATGAGAAAATTTTACGAAACAACTGAAAAAACATAGAGCTCGCAGGTCCAAAGACAACTCCAGATCTTGCAATTGGAATATGCATATATTCAAGACCATCATTCTGATCAAATGCAAAGTATCTTGCAATTGAATCTGCATAtaggaagcaaaaaaaaaacaatatggaAAGCAATATATACAGTTATAAAGGAAACGTACTGATCGCAAAGATATTGGAGATTTTTCAATTCTTGCTTTTAGGGAGACGCTTTTGCTTCGACAATTTATGTAGATGTGGTTCCTCTGCTAAAATATCTTAAAAATTGTCGTGACCTGGTATCTCTGTTTTGTTCACGTATGCAGTCATTCCTCTCGGCGTATGAATAACAACCCACCTATCTGGATGTTTCACGTCTCTGGAGTGGAAAACTTGGGAATTCTCTTCAGCGAGAACAACAGGCTCGTCTGAAATATTGGTACGACTTTTCAATCTTGAAAGATTTAACAAAGGAAAATATAAATCCTAACAGGTCTTTATTCCATTCTCTACCTTCACTCAATCACAGTAGAAGACAGTTTCTTTAAATGTACCATAGTTCAACTCTAGGATTTGTCTGATCACCCCATACCACCAGGTTAGGTTAGTAACAGGTCTTTTGTCCCTTTTCGAGCTCTAAGAAGTGGTCGATGCAACCAGGGTAACACCACTGTCCTGGGTCTTAGCCTTTACCTGTTTTCTTTGGGAACAAAAACTAAATCTATTCACATAGTAGCTTTTGTACTCTTTCTGAGATACCAGACCTCTAACGTAACTCCAAAAATCTGTATCAATTCTTCTGATCTAAGCTATGAAAGCGAAAATAAAATCAACACATCAGCATACCGCATCATTATTACGCTAACAAACAGGAGTGCCAATGCAAACCTTTTCTTACAGCCAACTAAGGAACTTGGTTTGCATCTCGACTTCCTCCATTGCAACCCCATCAGCTTCACAGTTCTCGTAATAATCCTTACATTTAGCATACATATTATCAAAATCTAAATAGAATaacctgaaaaggcgagggtacccaaatatacctcaagctaaaacttttcctacttataagtcctttctacgaaagtgattgtctatggactgagtcgagacaatacaaataatcggttcacacttcgtgtgatcgtctatggatattagatcgagacaatacatcaatgaagtatgtttacttgatacaaaggttcggacttaaccaaacacaataggattgcttatcaagtaaataagaattaacgtttgagtaatttactttaattataataaaacaactataatgcggaaaataaaagtaaatgacatagcaagattttgttgacgaggaaaactgcaaatgcagaaaaacccgggacctagtccagaattgaatactctcagtattaatccgctacacaaaattacactaacttcatatagttgagaccatgtaactaaccctatagttcacctagttccgtctgtattcccacacctccaacttataaataagtcacgtacttggatcaatccctttggttctaTTCCAAACAGtgaaggaacaagaaatctgtttggtatcaactctattcaaccaagtgatatgagtcaaacaaagtatcttccgtttatctcaacataaactccttcgtcaggtctagatctatcttatgttcaatcacccaaaggtaatcgattaagattaatccaacacctttaatccgaagaaccgtgttgatgccgatatactcaattaatcaatccaatctaccacaaggataaaccgattattagttggatcctcttttaccgaaacaagtattgtgcacaccaaagattgtaaaacccaagtcagatcttcaatatcttctttgtcttcaaatcttcttaaatattcaataaaaacctgcacacaatcacttgaatctcttgtgatcaatcacgcaaagaacagagtttgttaacaatggattatcacaagatcgtctttagaactaacaacagtctaaagatctgataataatttttgattgtggttgtagtaatgaggttcaaagtctcggacttgtgaagattaaatttaaagatttaataaaattatatacaaaaatattaacaaagtgggcgagaggtatgagaaaacaaccaaaaaattgattccactattacacatgaattaatgatggtaaataatacaaaactctaattatcttttaagtcttttatatcttaactcactgataatcaagcaaattctcaaacatcaattatatcccttaagcatagattatctaaacaaagcataaactatctaattgaatcacaactgattaggaaaattacgcaaacaatttaaaactctgaaaaagcagtgattgagtgaattataattaaatattagagaaaataaaatagttaccaattattcatgcgtaaatagcttcctcaatgccttggttgtgggagaagtagacgctcatcatgataaaaacacgctcaaaatatttatttattgctcaaatggtgtttacaatgaagagaagaagagaaaatggtgtaaacagctaatgtgcgacccacaagaagcgtcacaaaagaacgatgaaagagaagtgctattgtcgctgtggttctaagacccacactgacctgtcgttgtcactgttgaagaacgacggttcctgggcgtccgttcttcatgttcttcgcgttcttcaacagcagcagcaggaaccgagtttttgcaactcgtgatttctgcttcctgagctctcctctcaacccaaaactctcgacacccttctctgactctcgagaatcctttttatacccaacatcCTCATAAAATCtttctcaatcactccaaatattctcccattactcggcagtaaacgatatatttttctttcctttttttatctccaTCACGTATAtgcagctgtcaattacgtgaaaactatccatgtttatctttgtcacgctccaacaagtcgttcaagtcattacacatcatcagaacacgtacaaattcttccagaacccatggatatcttctccctgtacgcgttttccctgtttgcaactcgtggatttCCT
This portion of the Papaver somniferum cultivar HN1 chromosome 11, ASM357369v1, whole genome shotgun sequence genome encodes:
- the LOC113325032 gene encoding TNF receptor-associated factor family protein DDB_G0290931-like, producing MWYDFLMGTVDPEEEEYAQALLDAEDNADDDEDYEEDETSEVVDEYEKDEDEEEEEDEGEEDEESNGYDFYEEDSTDNIIRRIRCTFQESNSTNFANFIYDYGGCNFCKCDVDGLTDIQCLVSLLMMLSSQDSDFSSHIVSPCTNETGSASDVRSTESNGGYENSSLSHEASLSHDETQSDSDLEEKKLPLRLLVKIYEYGRPFCDHASKFETRAWELIRVHCPIDYKDWRLILQPSRTKSGTCSWTNFVLHMMSLLSGHLSKKKIPQKFRSFKWELRLNILKKLATWKEMDTACHYGVNDEE